The window ATGCAAAATCTCTTCCAATGGATGTTTAGAGTAGTGTTGAGTgtgaggtggaagagagagaaaatgatatggagtgttgggagttgaaaaagtgggtgttgagtgttgaaaccattgtaaatggtcttagaAACTActagatttttagaatttttaccttaaattttttttaaacgaaataatatatttgattaagtAGTTAAATACAGTCATATgattaaacatatttaaaaattatgttaaatacaaaataaaattttacaatatgaaaaatcttaataaattatacataaaaaaatttaattattttttatttatgtgaataatacattataaaaagtattatataaaattatttgtatatattatttatgattAATCATTAAATTTATAATCCATATAAGAGTTGATCAATGtaaatttcaattattaatttacTATTTAGTCTATAATTTATAAAATCTAAGAACTTTTTATTCAATATCAAGTCCAAAAaagttttaattatatattctctaaaaatataaatttttaaaatcatattatattttaccatattaatttttttttcttcgaTGGTCCTATGTTAATCAACTTCATTCATATTTTCATGATTATGAATCTTTGTAATATGAATTGAACTATATATGTTGTGTTACTTGAgtcctaattaaaaatatatatgttctACAACTTAGTAATTACTATAAGATGAATAAATATAAGGgaaaatttagaagaaaaaaatatataaatacatatatgATACATGTCTATATATGTCGTCAtggaaaactaaataaataattgtGATATTCTTTTTACTTATGTTTTACTTTTCATGATTTTTAACTTACACTTTCTAGGGCAGAAAATTCTCTTCAACCATTTATTGCCAACTTACAACATTCAACAAAAGATTGTGAGATATATGGTACTGGCTCATGGCAAATTGCCAGTGAAGGTTGGCTTCATACCCTCTGCGGTTTGATTTCCTTTCTCGAAAAGCAAGTCACTagtttatttgttttgtgttAGTCGTCAATAGTCATAGCCATTAATAAACATTATGTCGTCCTCTGTAATATGCATCAATCCTCGGTCTTTTTTGCTGCTAGCTTGGTTTTTGTCAGGTTGGCCTCGCTGTTAGTTCAGAAAGAAAACCGAATTTAGCTAGCAAATTTTGACAAATGCTGGCATTATCAGCATGAAATGAACTAGCCAACACAATTACCTTTCTCAATACAAATGACATGTATAAATATGCTGCTTCCCATTCATCCGTTGACAGTGTacctaatataaatataaaagattTCAAAAACTGACAGGGAAATGTAATAATCTTTAATCTGCACCTTAATATATAAAGGAAACTTCAACATAATTATCAATTTTAGTCACACATTTTTCTgtataaaatttcattttaacaGTACAGTTCTTttgtaaatttaaatttaaaaacataTATCATGAATATTGAAATTTGGACACTATTAAGAAACTGAAATAAGCAAAGGGAATTAAGACGAATATGATACAAAAGCAGAAGAATGACAAGTTAATGACAGTCTTTcctcttttaaaatttaatagaAAATGAAACAGCACAGTTACGAAGGGTTACCCTGATCTTGGTTGCCATCCCCCAATGCACCAAGTCTTCGCATGAGCTCCACAAATTCCGGTCGTTTCATATACTCGTGAACAAATTCATGCGAGTTCTTTGCGAAAACAAGCTCAAAATCATACTGCAAATTATAATCAAACTCCAATGTGAAACCCACAAACTTTAATTTTAGCCGTTGAATACGTCAATTTAATAGTTTTGCAGGCAATAATACATACCTCTTCGGCTAATGACTTGAATACGTCAAAGGGTACAATCCATTCAGGACAATCAACAGCATCCTGCAACAAAAAGCAATGTTTTAAATAGTGCATATAAGTCTTAAAAATAAGGGTGTtatggaaaaataaaaaataaaaaaactacatTGGAAACAATTCGAACTCGATAAATCGTCCACCGAGCTTGTTTtcttaattaaataaactaaccTAAACTTGAGATTGAACTTGATTATTTTAACGAGTCAAGTTCAAGCCTTgacattttgaaagaaaaaaaagctcTCTCCCCAGAAACAAAGAGAAGACTCGTAGATCCTCTGTCTTTGTAGTTACGGCCTCAGTGTCACAACAatgttaaaatgtattttaatttaggcaaaaaaactctataatttttgtttttattacatgtATCTTTGGTAAATTGTAGTCAATGGTCATTATAGCTATACATTAATGAggaattattaatgtattttttacaaatattctatatatgtttcttttattaattttattaacatACCTAAGCTATgtcatttcttgaattttaaatatttcatttcTCATATCATTGTAGTATCATATCCATGATTGTACTACATATATATGGGCTTCATTGTAATCTACTCATAAATTGATGATAATGATTTCCTAgtcattgttttttatttataataagtaAATACATAGAACTCTATTGAGACATAGagtaataaattaattttgaaatttcttttttatagtggcgaataatatatgaattttttttagctAGGCTCATTTAAATAAATGAGTCCAGGTTAAACTCTGCTCCTTTTAACAAGCTAAACTCGAGCTTTTAGTTAGACTCACTTGAAAAATGTTAGTACTTAGACCCGTTTAAATAAATGACTTAGTCAAAAATCTGCAAGAGTTAAAGGGTTATGAACAAGTAACAAATGTGCTGCTGAATGATAACTTAATATGTTAGTGTAGTGGTCATACATCTTACATTAGTTTGACATACAATCTCACGATCAGCCTCGTGTTATGGGAAAACAGCTATTAGATGCTTAGAAAAATGAGAAGAGTAAAAAGAAATGATACCTCCAAATGGAACGTGTACTTGGTTCCAAAGGGGCTGGAAGATTTAAATTTCTGAATCACAGGAGAAATTTGGTTAGATGTAGAACTCACAAAATCACTCCCACAATTGTACAAGTTCCACACATTATAAAAGAAAATGATGAAGCAAGAGGATCAGGAGAACAAAATTACCTTATCAGAAAATTCTTTGTCAAAACGGATCCAGTAGACACTGTTGCCAAAAGTCAATCCTTCAGCTGCATATTCACATCAAATTTCCATTAGATTTGTTTTAGAAAACAACAATCACAATGTCTTATCTAACTAAATGAGGTCCGCTACATAGATCAATGGATGTTAGATAATTTCATCAACGACTAAGTTTATTTTGAAAGAATGGTAATTAGAATTTAAGTGCATCAAAAACCTTCTCTAAGCTTCTTGATAATCACATTGGCATCTGGCATAGTTCCAATGAAAATGCCTCCGGGACGAAGTAAAGCCGACACATTAGCCAATGCTCGCCGAGCACGTGCCTCTGTAGACCAGGAGTAATGCAATGCAAACTGCAGCATTTAAAATGTTTATCAGATTAGAAATAAACACTTTCAAGATGCAACAAGTTTGTAATTGGTATGTCGTGAGCTAAAAGAGATTAAACAGTAAGGCAATATTGCAAAAACACTTGAGAATCTAGATGCAAAAAGTGTAATAAAAGAAATACATACGGATTTTTAACAAGAAAACATGATCCAAAAGTTGATGCAGAAAACAAGGTAGTTTCTAGGAGAGAGCACTTCTAAAGAGATCACATTTTATAGTAGTATACATCGGTTTCAGCCAGTGTTGTCGATGGTGGATGGCAGTccatggcggagagccaaaatcccgccataTCGGCCACTTTGCGGTGCTGTTATAGCGGAAAAACCCGCAATATCGGCcgatatttaccattgcggcGAGCCCAAAAACTGCCATGTATAACCGCCATAGCGGCCATGGCGCCGCTATTTGATAACATTACTTTCAGCATAAATACGATAATCTATATTAACACAAGAGTGCATCATTTACCTGGCAACTACAGATATCAAAAG of the Vicia villosa cultivar HV-30 ecotype Madison, WI unplaced genomic scaffold, Vvil1.0 ctg.000286F_1_1, whole genome shotgun sequence genome contains:
- the LOC131626398 gene encoding mRNA cap guanine-N7 methyltransferase 1-like translates to MKRGYRESPSSSFGPPQSKSRHNSQGDANFLEDETTKNFAQKVADHYSARSNQTLEEREASPIIHLKKLNNWIKSVLIQLYARRGDAVLDLACGKGGDLIKWDKAKIGYYVGIDIADGSIKDCRTRYNGDADHHQRRKKFSFPARLMCGDCYEVRLDKVLADDAPFDICSCQFALHYSWSTEARARRALANVSALLRPGGIFIGTMPDANVIIKKLREAEGLTFGNSVYWIRFDKEFSDKKFKSSSPFGTKYTFHLEDAVDCPEWIVPFDVFKSLAEEYDFELVFAKNSHEFVHEYMKRPEFVELMRRLGALGDGNQDQGTLSTDEWEAAYLYMSFVLRKRGQPDKNQASSKKDRGLMHITEDDIMFINGYDY